The Salinivibrio kushneri DNA segment GCGAAAAAAGGCATGACGATAAAGCAAATTCAACATATGGGACGTTGGAAAAGCCCCGCCATGCCGGCGCAATATGTCGGTAATACGGAGGCCAGCGAACAAGCCAAATCGCGTTACCGACGAAAAAAACTTACCGATTAATCAATTAACCCGTCGACCCGTGGCCGTGCTAATACAGGATGCCAAGTATTCATGGAATGCTAAGCCATGGTGCTCCATCAGTTTGGGGAACATAGAAATAGGCGTCATGCCAGGAAACGTATTAATTTCATTGACTAAGATTTCGTTGTCTTCGGTTAAGAAGAAATCGATACGCGACATGTCTTTTAAACGCAGTTGCTTGAATGCCTGATGGGCGTAGGCACGGATTGCTGCCACTTGTGCTTCAGTCAGGTTTTCAGCCTCTATATAGGTATTACTGTGGCTCCCTTCGCTGTACTTTTCTTCGTAGGTGTAAAAGCTCCCTTCGGGACACCGGATTTCACCGGGGCGTGTCACGATAATTTCATCGCCCACTTGAAACGCTGCCACCTCTAATTCACGCGGCTTGATCGCTTTTTCGATCAATACCTGATCCGAGAAGGTGAATGCATCGGCAATCCGGGCTTGTAGCTGCGCGGCATCTGTTACGTGGTAACACCCTACACTCGACCCTTGGCTGGCCGCTTTCACAAACACCGCCTGATGGTCCGCTAGAAACGCGGAGGCACGTGCTTGGCTCTGCTCGCCTTGGTCGGTGATAAACACATAGGGGGTGTTGGGGATACCAAGTGCATCAAACCATAGCTTTGACGTTATTTTATTAAAACAGATCTGGCTACCTTCCGCGTCACATCCTAAGTATGGCAGGCCAGTGATCGTCAGTAATGACTGA contains these protein-coding regions:
- a CDS encoding D-alanine--D-alanine ligase; protein product: MTKLNLLLLCGGGGAEHDISLVSARYIESQLAKLPRVKVHKVEMTQDGWHLDDGMRCHLDTDGNLCSKVELTQIHYVVPCLHGFPGETGDIQSLLTITGLPYLGCDAEGSQICFNKITSKLWFDALGIPNTPYVFITDQGEQSQARASAFLADHQAVFVKAASQGSSVGCYHVTDAAQLQARIADAFTFSDQVLIEKAIKPRELEVAAFQVGDEIIVTRPGEIRCPEGSFYTYEEKYSEGSHSNTYIEAENLTEAQVAAIRAYAHQAFKQLRLKDMSRIDFFLTEDNEILVNEINTFPGMTPISMFPKLMEHHGLAFHEYLASCISTATGRRVN